A DNA window from Halomonas zincidurans B6 contains the following coding sequences:
- a CDS encoding outer membrane protein assembly factor BamD: MRVSPLAALALVAALLAGCASNEVNPDLQEQELYQQAQSSLDTGRYSTAVEQLEALDTRFPFGNYAEQAQLELIYAYYQVENWEAARAAASRFIRLHPDHPQVDYAYYLRGLAAYQAGRFSLEGLELIDISKRDLGSSRDAYVDFGELVRRFPDSPYAADARQRIIYLRNVLARHELQIADFYLRKGAYLAAVERGRWVLERYPQATATRDALATMVEGYLGLNMRDRAREVLKTLIENDPDNARLDGRTFEPRLVDAEPLTL, translated from the coding sequence ATGCGCGTTTCTCCCCTTGCCGCCCTGGCCCTTGTCGCAGCCCTGCTCGCCGGCTGTGCCAGCAACGAGGTGAACCCTGACCTTCAGGAGCAGGAACTCTACCAGCAGGCCCAGTCATCGCTCGACACCGGGCGCTACAGCACCGCCGTCGAACAGCTCGAGGCGCTGGATACCCGCTTCCCGTTCGGCAACTACGCCGAGCAGGCCCAGCTTGAACTGATCTACGCCTATTACCAGGTCGAGAACTGGGAAGCCGCGCGCGCCGCGGCCAGCCGCTTCATCCGCCTGCATCCCGACCATCCGCAGGTCGACTATGCCTATTACCTGCGCGGCCTGGCCGCCTACCAGGCCGGACGCTTCAGCCTTGAGGGGCTCGAGCTGATCGACATTTCCAAGCGCGACCTGGGCTCCTCGCGCGACGCCTACGTCGACTTCGGCGAACTGGTGCGGCGCTTCCCCGACAGCCCGTACGCCGCCGACGCCCGGCAGCGCATCATCTATCTGCGCAACGTGCTGGCCCGCCATGAACTGCAGATTGCCGACTTCTATCTGCGCAAGGGCGCCTATCTCGCCGCCGTCGAACGCGGACGCTGGGTGCTCGAGCGCTATCCGCAAGCCACCGCCACCCGCGACGCCCTGGCGACCATGGTCGAGGGGTATCTGGGGCTGAACATGCGCGATCGCGCCCGCGAGGTGCTCAAGACGCTGATCGAGAACGATCCGGACAACGCGCGTCTCGACGGTCGCACCTTCGAGCCGCGCCTCGTCGACGCCGAGCCGCTGACGCTATAA
- a CDS encoding NAD(P)/FAD-dependent oxidoreductase → MTLIERGHCGQEASWAGGGIVSPLYPWRYGAPVSALSRWSEGFYPELSLRLLEETGIDPEYRQRGLLYLRVDDEARALDWALELGKPLERVDGQFIYRKEPNAAPGFDQALWMPTLGSIRNPRLGQALRARLAAMPQVTLHEETAMERLLVEGERVRGVQANGERIAAERVVVCGGAWSAGLLETVGYTLAVRPVKGQMILFRAPPGLVERVVLLDGRYVIPRGDGRVLAGSTLEETGFDKATSAAARESLRASATRIVPALADCEVEHHWAGLRPSSPDGVPMIGNVPGVAGLYVNAGHYRNGLVLAPAATRLLVDEMLGREPIVDPRPYRLD, encoded by the coding sequence GTGACATTGATCGAGCGTGGCCACTGCGGCCAGGAGGCGTCCTGGGCGGGCGGTGGCATCGTCTCGCCGCTCTACCCCTGGCGTTACGGAGCGCCGGTGTCGGCGTTGTCGCGCTGGTCCGAGGGTTTCTATCCCGAGCTATCGCTGCGCCTGCTGGAGGAAACCGGCATTGACCCCGAGTATCGCCAGCGCGGGCTGCTCTACCTGCGTGTCGACGACGAGGCGCGGGCGCTCGACTGGGCGCTCGAGCTTGGCAAGCCACTGGAGCGGGTCGATGGACAATTCATCTACCGCAAGGAGCCCAACGCCGCGCCGGGCTTCGACCAGGCATTGTGGATGCCGACCCTGGGCAGCATTCGCAATCCGCGCCTGGGCCAGGCGTTGCGGGCGCGCTTGGCGGCGATGCCGCAGGTCACGCTGCACGAAGAAACGGCGATGGAGCGCCTGCTCGTCGAGGGCGAGCGGGTTCGCGGCGTGCAGGCCAATGGCGAGCGGATCGCGGCCGAGCGCGTGGTGGTCTGCGGCGGGGCCTGGAGCGCCGGATTGCTCGAGACCGTCGGCTATACACTGGCGGTGCGACCGGTAAAGGGCCAGATGATCCTGTTCCGTGCGCCGCCCGGGCTGGTCGAGCGGGTGGTGCTGCTCGATGGGCGCTATGTGATCCCGCGCGGCGATGGGCGGGTGCTGGCCGGGTCGACGCTGGAGGAAACCGGCTTCGACAAGGCCACCAGCGCCGCCGCGCGGGAGTCGTTGCGGGCCAGCGCGACACGCATCGTGCCGGCGCTGGCCGATTGTGAGGTCGAGCATCACTGGGCCGGGCTGCGCCCGAGCTCGCCCGATGGCGTGCCGATGATCGGCAACGTGCCGGGCGTCGCCGGGCTCTACGTCAACGCCGGCCACTACCGCAACGGGCTGGTTTTGGCGCCGGCGGCGACGCGACTACTGGTCGATGAGATGCTGGGCCGTGAGCCGATCGTCGATCCGCGGCCCTATCGTCTGGATTGA
- the tnpB gene encoding IS66 family insertion sequence element accessory protein TnpB (TnpB, as the term is used for proteins encoded by IS66 family insertion elements, is considered an accessory protein, since TnpC, encoded by a neighboring gene, is a DDE family transposase.) — translation MIRPDTGLRVYLCREPVDMRKQIDGLALLVQEAMELNPFEEAVFVFGNRQRDKVKLLFWERNGFVVWYKRLERERFKWPDRLEDDTVSLSGQELNWLLDGYDLSAMQPHKALDFQSVG, via the coding sequence ATGATTCGGCCGGACACCGGACTGCGGGTCTACCTGTGCCGTGAGCCGGTCGATATGCGCAAGCAGATCGACGGGCTGGCCCTGCTCGTTCAGGAGGCCATGGAGCTCAACCCCTTCGAGGAAGCGGTGTTCGTGTTCGGCAACCGCCAGCGCGACAAGGTGAAGCTGCTGTTCTGGGAACGTAACGGCTTCGTGGTCTGGTACAAGCGCCTGGAACGGGAGCGCTTCAAGTGGCCCGACCGGCTGGAGGACGACACCGTCTCCCTGTCCGGCCAGGAACTGAACTGGCTGCTCGACGGCTACGACCTCAGTGCCATGCAGCCCCACAAGGCCTTGGATTTTCAGTCGGTTGGCTGA
- a CDS encoding GspH/FimT family pseudopilin, with translation MHLIRQRGFTLIELMVTLTILVITLGWVAPSFSQLISRNSIVTDLSRLRSAIALARNTAITREQVITLCPSRDQKSCNKNWSLPLLVIQGPFDGNNISQDTDILKIIPEGNVSNTRFRNDYRWIRIPATGWPRGYNGTFELCDTNGESASLVMSNTGRLRSGDTAQCKR, from the coding sequence ATGCACCTTATACGCCAACGTGGCTTCACCCTGATAGAATTGATGGTCACTTTAACGATTCTGGTTATTACGTTAGGCTGGGTCGCCCCTTCGTTCAGTCAGCTCATCTCACGCAATTCGATTGTCACAGATCTCTCACGTCTGAGATCAGCAATCGCCTTGGCCCGGAACACAGCGATAACTCGAGAGCAGGTAATCACCTTATGTCCTAGCCGGGACCAAAAGTCATGCAACAAAAATTGGTCTTTGCCACTACTCGTCATTCAGGGCCCTTTCGATGGCAACAATATTAGCCAAGACACCGATATCCTCAAAATCATCCCAGAAGGTAACGTGTCAAATACCCGGTTCCGCAATGATTACCGTTGGATTCGCATCCCTGCCACTGGTTGGCCAAGAGGATATAACGGCACTTTTGAGCTATGCGATACCAACGGAGAGTCCGCCTCACTGGTAATGAGCAATACCGGTAGACTCCGTTCAGGTGATACCGCTCAATGCAAGCGCTAA
- the tnpC gene encoding IS66 family transposase, which translates to MTSHAFSPPDSRSQLQRQVRSQQEEIARLHQLMEKKEAQWEATKAALFEQFRLAIERQFGPSTEKYRVAQGDLLINEAEAAVDEEDANAQDDATDDEEDAPTEPRQPVKRRSRGGRVALPPELPRVEVVHELPEDARHCHDDGTELKEIGQEVSEELHVVPARVEVIRHVRVKYGCPACEEGVQIAPAPAKLLPRSNASATLLAYVATAKYQDALPLYRQSRILARHGAEIPRNTLARWMVLVGERLMPLVEVLRQQLLQSPLIHMDETTLQVNAEADRPASATSYMWLQRGGPPSQQVVLFDYDASRAGRVPVRLLGDYGGRLVTDGYEGYAEVVRKNGIIHAGCWAHARRKFVEAQKVQPKGKTGKADWALNQIRKLYAVEKQARALEPEARRALREQKSRPLITQLRTWLGKSLTQVLPKSALGRALHYLDGQWQRLTRFLDDGLIPLDNNAAENAIRPFVVGRKNWLFSHTPSGARASAAIYSLIETAKANGLSPYEYLQFVFETLPTLGEDDDLDTLLPWRWKETLPV; encoded by the coding sequence ATGACATCCCACGCTTTCTCACCCCCTGATTCCCGCTCTCAGCTGCAGCGCCAAGTGCGTTCTCAGCAGGAGGAGATCGCGCGTCTTCATCAGTTGATGGAGAAGAAGGAGGCTCAGTGGGAAGCCACCAAGGCGGCGCTTTTCGAGCAGTTCCGCCTGGCCATCGAGCGTCAGTTTGGCCCCTCCACCGAAAAATACCGTGTCGCGCAGGGGGATCTGCTCATCAACGAGGCCGAAGCGGCGGTCGACGAGGAAGACGCCAACGCTCAGGATGACGCGACCGACGACGAGGAGGACGCGCCGACCGAGCCCCGTCAGCCGGTCAAGCGCCGCAGCCGTGGCGGTCGGGTGGCTCTGCCTCCTGAGTTGCCGCGCGTCGAAGTCGTGCATGAGCTGCCCGAAGATGCCCGTCACTGCCACGATGACGGCACCGAGCTCAAGGAGATCGGCCAGGAGGTCAGCGAAGAGCTGCATGTCGTGCCGGCGCGGGTCGAGGTGATCCGCCATGTACGCGTCAAGTACGGCTGCCCGGCCTGCGAAGAGGGCGTGCAGATCGCCCCGGCACCGGCCAAGCTGCTGCCCAGGAGCAACGCCAGCGCCACCTTGCTGGCCTACGTGGCCACCGCCAAGTACCAGGACGCCTTGCCGCTCTATCGCCAGAGCCGGATCCTTGCTCGGCACGGTGCCGAGATCCCGCGCAACACCCTGGCGCGCTGGATGGTGCTGGTCGGCGAGCGGCTGATGCCCCTGGTTGAGGTCCTCCGACAGCAGCTGCTGCAGAGTCCGCTGATCCACATGGATGAGACCACGCTGCAGGTCAACGCCGAAGCCGACCGGCCGGCGAGCGCCACCTCCTACATGTGGCTGCAGCGCGGCGGCCCACCGAGCCAGCAGGTGGTGCTGTTCGACTACGACGCCAGCCGAGCGGGTCGGGTGCCGGTGCGCCTGCTGGGCGACTATGGCGGTCGCCTGGTCACCGACGGCTACGAGGGCTATGCCGAGGTGGTGCGGAAAAACGGCATCATCCATGCCGGCTGCTGGGCGCACGCCCGTCGCAAGTTCGTCGAGGCCCAGAAGGTGCAGCCCAAGGGCAAGACCGGCAAGGCCGACTGGGCGCTCAACCAGATCCGCAAGCTCTACGCCGTGGAGAAGCAGGCCAGGGCCCTGGAGCCCGAGGCGCGCCGGGCGCTGCGCGAGCAGAAGAGTCGCCCCCTGATCACCCAGCTGCGCACCTGGCTCGGCAAGTCGCTGACGCAGGTGCTGCCGAAAAGCGCACTGGGCAGGGCGCTGCACTACCTGGATGGCCAGTGGCAGCGCCTGACCCGCTTCCTCGATGACGGCCTGATCCCGCTGGACAACAACGCCGCGGAAAATGCTATTCGTCCCTTTGTCGTCGGCCGAAAGAACTGGCTCTTCAGCCATACACCGAGCGGTGCGCGGGCCAGCGCGGCGATCTACAGCCTGATCGAGACGGCGAAGGCCAACGGCCTCTCGCCCTACGAGTACCTGCAGTTCGTGTTCGAGACCCTGCCGACACTCGGCGAGGATGACGATCTCGACACGCTGCTCCCCTGGCGCTGGAAAGAGACTCTACCGGTCTGA
- the rluD gene encoding 23S rRNA pseudouridine(1911/1915/1917) synthase RluD codes for MPDILQRDERIPDSMVGIRLDQAAAELFAEFSRERLKGWIKSGALTLDGATAKPKDKVYGGERLVLEAVLEDAVRWQPQAIELAIVHEDDDVLVLDKPAGLVVHPAAGNPDGTLLNALLHHCPALAAIPRAGIVHRLDKDTTGLMVVAKTLAAQTSLVGQLQARSVSREYAAVVTGMMTAGGTVDAPIGRHPKDRKRQAVTESGKPAVTHYRVVERFRGHTHVRCRLETGRTHQIRVHMAHRRYPLIGDALYGGRLKLPAGASEALKEQLRSFPRQALHARTLAFVHPASGESVSFSAELPDDLWVLLDGLRADGEERT; via the coding sequence ATGCCCGATATCCTGCAGCGCGACGAGCGCATCCCCGACTCCATGGTCGGCATTCGCCTGGACCAGGCCGCCGCGGAGCTGTTCGCGGAGTTTTCCCGCGAGCGCCTCAAGGGCTGGATCAAGTCGGGGGCGCTGACCCTCGACGGGGCGACCGCCAAGCCCAAGGACAAGGTCTACGGTGGCGAGCGGCTGGTGCTGGAGGCGGTGCTCGAAGACGCCGTGCGCTGGCAGCCGCAGGCAATCGAACTGGCCATCGTTCACGAGGATGACGACGTGCTGGTGCTCGACAAGCCGGCCGGGCTGGTGGTGCATCCGGCTGCCGGCAACCCCGACGGCACCCTGCTCAACGCGCTGCTGCACCACTGTCCGGCACTTGCCGCGATCCCCCGTGCGGGGATCGTGCATCGCCTCGACAAGGACACCACCGGACTGATGGTGGTTGCCAAGACCCTGGCGGCGCAAACCTCGCTGGTCGGCCAGCTTCAGGCGCGCAGCGTCTCGCGCGAGTATGCCGCAGTGGTTACCGGGATGATGACCGCCGGCGGCACGGTGGATGCGCCGATCGGTCGCCACCCCAAGGATCGCAAGCGTCAGGCGGTCACCGAATCGGGCAAGCCGGCGGTGACTCATTATCGGGTGGTCGAGCGCTTTCGCGGCCATACGCATGTGCGTTGCCGGCTGGAAACCGGACGCACCCACCAGATTCGCGTGCATATGGCGCATCGCCGTTATCCGCTGATCGGCGACGCGCTGTACGGTGGGCGGCTCAAGCTGCCCGCCGGGGCCAGCGAGGCGCTCAAGGAGCAGTTGCGCAGTTTTCCGCGCCAGGCGTTGCATGCTCGCACGCTGGCCTTCGTGCATCCGGCGAGCGGCGAGTCGGTGAGCTTCAGCGCCGAGCTGCCCGACGACTTGTGGGTGTTGCTGGATGGCCTGCGTGCCGACGGCGAGGAGCGAACATGA
- a CDS encoding CopG family ribbon-helix-helix protein encodes MATPTSIKLDDGLKSRVQHLADARRRSAHWLMREAIEQYVEREERREAFKQDTLKAWEDYQATGLHATADEVEKWLASWGTDSELPAPICRE; translated from the coding sequence ATGGCAACGCCAACGTCCATCAAACTCGATGACGGCCTGAAGAGTCGCGTCCAACACTTGGCCGATGCTCGCCGGCGCTCGGCGCACTGGCTAATGCGCGAAGCCATCGAGCAATATGTGGAGCGCGAGGAAAGACGCGAGGCCTTCAAGCAGGACACACTCAAGGCATGGGAGGACTACCAAGCCACCGGACTGCACGCGACCGCTGACGAAGTAGAGAAGTGGCTGGCCAGCTGGGGAACGGATAGCGAACTGCCAGCACCGATATGTCGCGAGTGA
- a CDS encoding NAD+ synthase: MQDLTLVMAQLDPLVGDIPGNAERAIEAVREARLEHKADVVVFPELFLTGYPPEDLLFRESMETRLEAARARMAHKVAKDVMVVIGYPGHRASGYHNLAGVLYNGEWLGEYAKQALPNYQVFDERRYFMPGSEPLIIEHGGARLGILICEDLWDGAPVRQCRDAGADVLVALNASPFHQNKPAERLTLFAERAREAQRPVVYVNQIGGQDELVFDGGSLVVDAAGELRIRAPHWQVGLMPVRFVNDAGRWTPEAGEIEALPGTEENLYCALVTGLRDYVNKSGFQGVVLGLSGGIDSALSLAIAVDALGPERVQAVMMPYHYTAQISRDDAAEQARLLGVRYESLPIAGMVEAANATLAESFAGAPQDTTEENLQSRCRGVLLMAISNKKGLMVLTTGNKSEMAVGYATLYGDMVGGYNALKDVYKTWVYRLARWRNTQEPAIPERVINRPPSAELAPDQQDSDSLPGYDTLDAILERYIERDMSAEAIIAAGFASEDVYKVVKLVDRSEYKRRQAPVGVRVTARGFGRDRRYPIVNGWQPGE; the protein is encoded by the coding sequence ATGCAAGATTTGACCCTGGTAATGGCCCAGCTGGACCCGCTGGTGGGCGATATACCCGGCAATGCCGAGCGCGCCATCGAGGCCGTGCGCGAAGCGCGCCTCGAGCACAAGGCCGATGTCGTGGTCTTTCCCGAGCTGTTCCTGACCGGCTACCCGCCCGAGGACCTGCTGTTTCGCGAATCGATGGAGACGCGCCTCGAGGCGGCGCGCGCGCGCATGGCGCACAAGGTGGCCAAGGACGTGATGGTGGTGATCGGCTATCCCGGCCATCGCGCCAGCGGCTATCACAACCTGGCCGGGGTGCTCTACAACGGCGAATGGCTGGGCGAGTACGCCAAGCAGGCGCTGCCCAATTACCAGGTCTTCGACGAGCGGCGCTATTTCATGCCGGGCAGCGAGCCGCTGATCATCGAGCATGGCGGTGCCAGGCTCGGCATCCTGATCTGCGAAGATCTGTGGGACGGCGCACCGGTACGCCAGTGCCGCGATGCCGGCGCCGACGTGCTGGTCGCCCTCAACGCTTCGCCCTTTCATCAGAACAAGCCTGCCGAGCGCCTGACGCTGTTCGCCGAGCGCGCCCGCGAAGCGCAGCGCCCGGTGGTCTACGTCAACCAGATCGGCGGCCAGGACGAACTGGTCTTCGATGGCGGCTCGCTGGTGGTCGATGCGGCCGGTGAGTTGCGTATACGCGCCCCGCACTGGCAGGTTGGGCTGATGCCGGTGCGCTTCGTCAACGACGCCGGTCGCTGGACGCCGGAAGCCGGCGAGATCGAGGCGTTGCCCGGCACCGAGGAAAATCTCTACTGCGCGCTGGTCACCGGGCTGCGCGACTATGTCAACAAGAGCGGCTTTCAGGGCGTGGTGCTGGGACTGTCGGGGGGTATCGACTCGGCGCTGTCGCTGGCGATCGCCGTCGATGCGCTGGGCCCCGAGCGGGTCCAGGCGGTGATGATGCCGTATCACTACACGGCGCAGATCTCGCGCGACGATGCCGCCGAACAGGCGCGGCTGCTCGGCGTGCGCTACGAATCGCTGCCGATCGCCGGGATGGTCGAGGCGGCCAACGCGACGCTCGCCGAAAGCTTCGCCGGCGCGCCGCAGGACACCACCGAGGAGAACCTGCAGTCGCGCTGTCGTGGCGTGCTGTTGATGGCGATCTCCAACAAGAAGGGCCTGATGGTGCTGACCACCGGCAACAAGAGCGAGATGGCGGTGGGCTACGCCACGCTCTACGGCGACATGGTCGGCGGTTACAACGCGCTCAAGGATGTCTACAAGACCTGGGTCTATCGACTGGCGCGCTGGCGCAATACCCAGGAGCCGGCGATTCCCGAGCGGGTGATCAACCGCCCGCCGTCGGCCGAGCTGGCCCCGGACCAGCAGGACAGCGATTCACTGCCCGGCTACGACACCCTCGATGCGATTCTCGAGCGCTACATCGAGCGCGACATGAGCGCCGAGGCGATCATCGCGGCGGGCTTCGCCAGCGAGGATGTCTACAAGGTCGTCAAGCTGGTCGATCGCAGCGAGTACAAGCGCCGTCAGGCGCCGGTCGGCGTGCGGGTGACCGCGCGCGGTTTCGGCCGCGATCGCCGCTATCCGATCGTCAATGGCTGGCAGCCGGGGGAATAA
- the pgeF gene encoding peptidoglycan editing factor PgeF: MSDQPTLLLPDWPAPTTVGALVTSRETGPSQGPYAAFNPALHVGDDPATVARCRASLSEQVGDGRPLLWLDQVHGAAVAQDFRPSHAEQPPQADAAVAFDDRHACVILTADCLPVFFCDWRGTRVGLAHAGWRGLAGGVLEASIAALGCPPDELMAWLGPAISNAQFEVGREVREAFVALQPAAESAFEPSPYRLGHYMADLYKLARLRLERLGVAHVSGGHFCTACEGRFYSHRRDNGVTGRMASMIWIR; the protein is encoded by the coding sequence ATGAGCGATCAACCCACGCTGCTGCTGCCCGACTGGCCGGCGCCGACTACTGTGGGCGCGCTAGTCACCAGCCGTGAAACCGGCCCCAGCCAGGGTCCTTATGCGGCCTTCAATCCGGCGCTGCACGTCGGCGACGACCCGGCCACGGTGGCTCGCTGCCGGGCGTCGTTGAGCGAGCAGGTCGGTGACGGCCGGCCGCTACTGTGGCTCGACCAGGTCCACGGCGCCGCGGTGGCGCAGGACTTTCGGCCGAGCCACGCCGAGCAGCCGCCGCAGGCCGACGCGGCGGTGGCCTTCGATGACCGGCATGCCTGCGTGATCCTCACCGCCGACTGCCTGCCGGTGTTCTTCTGCGATTGGCGTGGCACCCGGGTAGGCCTGGCGCATGCTGGCTGGCGCGGCCTGGCCGGCGGCGTACTCGAGGCCAGTATCGCCGCGCTGGGCTGCCCGCCCGACGAGTTGATGGCCTGGCTGGGACCGGCGATCTCCAACGCCCAGTTCGAAGTGGGTCGCGAAGTCCGCGAGGCCTTCGTCGCCCTGCAGCCCGCCGCCGAGAGCGCCTTCGAGCCGAGCCCCTATCGGCTCGGTCATTACATGGCCGATCTCTACAAGCTGGCGCGGCTGCGCCTCGAGCGGCTGGGGGTGGCGCATGTCAGCGGCGGCCACTTCTGCACCGCCTGCGAGGGGCGCTTCTATTCCCACCGCCGCGACAACGGCGTGACCGGGCGCATGGCCAGCATGATCTGGATCCGCTAG
- a CDS encoding type II toxin-antitoxin system RelE/ParE family toxin produces MSRVIFAPAAVRDLERLREFLRPKNLAAAERAAKVIIQGVQALGELPRIGRPIDDLPEEYRDWLIEFGDSGYVVRYRIDDDFVVVLAIRHQKEAGL; encoded by the coding sequence ATGTCGCGAGTGATCTTCGCCCCGGCAGCGGTCCGGGATCTGGAGCGGCTACGCGAGTTCCTGCGGCCGAAAAACCTCGCAGCAGCCGAGCGGGCCGCAAAGGTCATCATCCAAGGCGTCCAGGCACTCGGAGAGCTGCCACGTATCGGACGCCCCATTGACGACTTGCCCGAGGAATACCGGGACTGGCTGATTGAATTCGGCGATAGTGGCTATGTCGTTCGATACCGCATCGACGATGACTTTGTTGTGGTGTTGGCCATACGTCATCAGAAAGAAGCCGGCTTGTGA
- a CDS encoding PP0621 family protein produces the protein MNLLLIRLIIFAILLWAGLKLYRMYREWKLEQDAPRRVEDARMVRCAYCRVHLPEPDAVRRDQLWFCSSDHHARFLEEQTPS, from the coding sequence ATGAATCTCTTGCTTATCCGCCTGATCATCTTCGCGATACTGTTGTGGGCCGGCCTCAAGCTCTACCGCATGTACCGAGAATGGAAACTCGAGCAGGACGCCCCGCGCCGCGTCGAGGACGCCAGGATGGTGCGCTGCGCCTATTGCCGCGTGCACCTGCCCGAGCCCGATGCCGTGCGCCGCGACCAGTTGTGGTTCTGCTCCAGCGACCATCACGCCCGCTTCCTCGAGGAGCAGACGCCCTCCTGA